The following nucleotide sequence is from Drosophila kikkawai strain 14028-0561.14 chromosome 2L, DkikHiC1v2, whole genome shotgun sequence.
cactgcagcagcagcagcagctacaacaacaacagcagcagcagcagctacagcagcagcagatacaacagcagcagcagcaacaatctgTTCCCTGGCGTACCCAGCGCGCACCATCAActccacaacaacaacagtcaCAGCATCCGCAGCCCATTTACAACAAtgtgcaacagcagcaacagcaacaacgatCTCGGGATGTTTTCAGCCCGGCAAGGACTGaatcaccagcagcaacaacgttcaatgcacagcagcaacattttgGCACTCAACAAAACCAATATGCCGGAGCAGCCAAGCCGGTGAGTGTGAAAATCCAAGTTCAACCAATCGAAACTGAGAAAATTACACAAGATCTTGAGGTCATTATGCGTGTTTACGTATtaatttttgtgtaatttgcatttgtcctttggctttattactcatacgccccgttgagcgacgtatgagtaatattcAATTCGTTGCTTGCAAATAGTAAATGACTCGCGGAAACgcaagatatttttaaataaaaatctataagaGACTCTTGCAAACACACTTTGGACGGAACATTGAACGCACTCACCAAGTGCAGTGGCTAAAAATAGATGAATGCAAAGGCCAAACACGAATTTTGAACTTGAGGCAATTGGCAAGAGATGAATTTGCATAGAATAAAGCATGAATTGGCAATGTGAACTCTGAATATTAAGTCTTtagtttgttttaataaataatataaattaataatataaaatatataatcctCTTTATATATAGACCAACGTTGGCTCGCTGTATATAGCTCCATTGGCACAGCCCACAGAGCCGCAGGCTCAAAGAAttctgctgcagcagcagcagcagccatcgGCCCGGGATTCGCCAATGCGGCAAttgccacagcagcagcaacagcagcagcaacagccccAACAGGGCAACCAGCCATTGGGATGGCTCAGATCGCAGCCGGCCAGCAAGGAGCAGGCACCATGGGCTCGTCCCGAAGAGAATGGCAACGTGCTGCCCTCCACTCTAAGGCAGACCACGCCGGCTCCGCAGCCCCAAGTCGCAccgccgcagccgcagccccagcagcagctttCGTATCAGCAGCCTCAGTCGTTGCAAGGCAATGGATATGGACCAACACCGATTGCTGCCCCCATTAGCCTTCAAAACTTTGGCTCGAATCCCCAGTCAGGCGGACTCCGCTTGCAGATCAATCTGAATACCAatggcagcagcatcaacaatACCAACAATCAAAGTGGTCAAAGTGGTCCAAGGGTAAGttaataaacttaatattaaatacaaataataaaatgttttttcatCTTTTTAAAGGAGCGCATCATACCAATAACTCTGGAGCAGACGCCCACCTATGCTGCAGCGCAGCCCAACTTTGGTGGTAAGTCCCTGGCGCAGCCTTTTGcatttgtgtgtgtcctgTACGATATGTGTGGCGCTTATCCTAAAAAACCTGTAGATGTTTGTGACTAAAACCCCTAGTAGATTATTCCCACCACCCAAAACCACCACTCCCACGCACTATCCGCCCCCAGAGGAATGTCTTTCCCTACGTTATCACCTCCTCCCGCCACCCAACCTGCTCTCGTCCAATAGTGTAACTCTCCAACTTCTTTATCACCGTGTGTCTATGTATACTCTTTCTTTCCTACGAAAGCGCCTGCAGGTCACATTATTCGCTCAGCTAATCAATTTGTCGATCAAGGTTATAACAATTTCCCCGCCCAAGCATCGGGCGGCCAGTGGCGTGAGCCGAGCTCCCAGCGGATCCTGTCACCGCCCAGCCAGCAAATGCCAAACACGAGTGCCCACACCAACGGCAATGCAACCAGGATAATTCCGATCGCGATCGAGGGAGGCGGTCGTGGTGGTCCAGTGTCCCAGTCACCGGTTCTGCTGCAAAAGTAAGTAGAGTCCTGCGTTTTCAGTGAGCTTCTCCTTTTTGTGCTTAGCCAACACCAAGCAATTGGCCCTGCTCTAATGCGTATTATTTTGTGCTTTCTTACAAACTAATCCAACGACTTTTAGTGgcaattacaatttatttgtgCACCAGTGTCCGCTCGAGGCGGAGGTACGCTACAGAAAGAATCGTCTCAGGTAGTACTAAGGGTAGAAGATCACAAATGCAAATGTTAAGTAATGTATATACTTCATGCCATGCACTTATCTGTGTTGTCACACTTAACTGGAGCTGAAGAGATTTATTTTAGAGATTCATCCTTAGGaggaatatattatttaaaaacaaatttttgtatAGTTCAAACAATGTTAATTTCattcatattttaatgaatCAGCTGGAATTTTCCTGGAATACCAACAATAAACAGGCGAATCTACCTAGACATCGTGTATCTATAATTTCAAAAGATCTGAAATGAGTCCTTCGAGATATTATAAGTactattgaaattaaatctgGTAGATTTCTTTACTgcataaaactaataaaaatcaatatatcgatCCTGCTCCTCAACATAAAATGTGGTTAAATGTAAGATAGATCTGTAGTTATTCTAATCTCTCATATAAAGCTTTGCCTATTtgcaaaattatgaaaaatttgGTTTTTTCATGGTCGCATAAAGCTAGTATCACAAATCAAGGCAATCATAACACCTCACACATTCGTTTGCACAATTCAAAATCGTTGTAATTTGGTTGACTTCAAACATACTCGATGGCATGCTAACCATCAACCTAACCTAACCCACGCCTATATCTACTTACAGCGATCCACGCTCACCGCCCATCCAATCGAAATCGTTTAGAATATTGCAAAAGATAACAGACACCGTGGACGATGGCATCGGGGATCAGGGCCAggatctgcagcagcagcagatgcagcCGCCTCAGGAGGCGGAATTGCAACGGCCACAGTTCGCCCGGCAGATGAGTGCCCAGCAGGCGCGGAATAGTCCGACCATCGAGCAGATGCGTCGCCTGCAAATCGCCCAggatcagcagcaacagcaacagtcgGGTACGCCACTAGCTTGGTCCCCGCAAGGTGAGATTTGAGTGGTTGCTCCTATTCCCCCCAACCTTTCCACAGATCCCTCATACTGCATCGCTACATCCGGCGGTGGGTAAGACTCGTTAGTGTGGTGAAAGTGCTTTATCCTTGGGGAGTCTCTTTGGGTGTTCGGGAATTCTactaacaacaacagctgctTTTAGCCACAACAGCACCTATTAGTTGGTAGAAACTAAACAGCTTCCTGTGTCTGTCCATTATATTCAGAGATTTCGGTGCCACTTAATTCATATCGAAATTTTGCAGCATTACTAATTATTTTAGATCCTTAAGACTGACCTTTAAGACTTACAATTGAATGCTTTTCTTGCAGGTAATGGAGGATCTGCTCAGAATCGATTCACACCACAACGTTATGGTAAGGCAACGACAGAATTAATTGAGAGAGATTCTAGCTGGAactaatgtttattttttaagataataATGAAGATATTTTAAAGACAATTTAAAACAACATTTCCCTTTCATAGATActccacaacaacagcagcagcagcaatataTACCGCCAAGCGAACAGCAAGTCCCGGAACCCAAGAAATACACTGGCAGCGCTATACCCAGTCGATCTTTTAAGATTCTACAGGCAATGACCACACCTGAAAATGCCGGTAAGTACAGTCGTGTCAAATGGACACAGTATTCCGAAAATACTTTGAAAGAGCAACTGTTTTCTGATGAACTGAAGTTTAAAGTTTTGAATCCCATGCACAACATCTTACGAAATAATCATTGCTGTATATATGGTCAGAATTCATCAGGCATCACTAACCCCAAAAATCATTTGCTCACCAAAAACCAGGTTCATTTAACACTAAATCAAGGAtcgtaatttaaaaaaataaaaaaaaccttttgaGAGATTTCACCTTTTTTGCCGAATAGTTTTCAGACAAGAGTTTGATTTAATACCCATttcttttcattattattttgatcaTGAGACTGACAAGTGATGCGAATGGAAAACACTGTTTGACCGCATGTTGACGacagttttttgtattttcttgaaGCATCCCTTCACACTCCACATTTTGAAGGCGGGGAAGTCCATTTAGCATTCCTCATGCGCCATTTACTTGTACATAGCTTGCCTGACCGTCTAACCAATCGCTGAAACAGACCATATCAGATCAGATCGAAGTTATTTCGATGCAAACACCAAACACAACATTATGTCTGCGCTCTCACCGTGTCTCtttctcttcttcttcttttatATTTGATAACCGTGTACCAAAAACCGACCTCAGACCATAAAATTCACACCGAGCTGGACTCGGGTTTGGAAAATGTTGAACTGAACGAAACCCCAAATAATAACCATAATGGAAATActgaaaacaataataataatcataataagattaacaataaaatcaataaacgtCATAGCTACACCTCAGCCACACCTACACCACCACCCACATCTACATCCAGTGCCGAGCCCACTCACTCATCCAACTCATCTCTCAACTCAGACAGTTCTTGTTCCCCGCAGGCACCGCGTTCTCAGTCGGTGCCGCCCCATTATCCCTATGCCTTTGGCTATCCGTATCCCTGGTAcatgcctcctcctccgccgccagtGAATGGCGAGGCTGCACCTTGGCCCTATCCGTACCCCTatccaccgccaccgccgccagcTCAAGCGATGGACGGTATGCCGGCAGAGGGATTTCCCCCTTATCCCTATTATTACCCCTATTATCCGCCGCCTGTGCCTCCCTATGGACAACAGCCAGGAGAGCCCCAAACTCCCTCCACTGCCTATCCCCAGTTTCATGCCATGCCTCCTTATGGCCACCCCTATCCCTATCCAGTAGCCCCTAGCTATAGCCAGAGCTCCACCGAGGAGAGCAGAGCCAGTAGTGTTTTACCGGACATAATCATCACTCCTAGTACCGATGATATGCCCTCGCAGGTAATCATGCAGCACCACATTCGCGTGCAGCCAAGGGAGCCAACCAAACGAACGCACTCCGTAGAGATCGAGGAGCTGGTCACCAAGCAGAAACCTCGGAGTGTTTGCACCAACAATAACGAGGTCATTGATGTACTGAGCCAGCGTTTAGCCAATATCAACAAGATTGCTGGCGGAAATACCCAGGCGAATCTTTCCAAGCAGTTGCAGAAAAATTATGCAGGCGAACAGTCCAAGGAGCTGGGGGACAGATCTCCTAGCGAGAATGCCTCGAACTCCGACAGCGATTCAGAGGACGACAGTACTGAGGATGAAGAGGAGGACACTCCGAAGCTGGGCGCACGTCCAGCTCCATTGCAGTCCATCAAGTCGGTGACAAACGTGCAGGTGTACAAGGGTAAAACCCTGGAGCAAAATCTGGACTCCGAGAGCAGTGGAGACGAAGACGATGAAGACGACGTAACCACAGCAGATGAAATGTTTGACGAAGAGGAACAAATCGAGGAAGAGCAGGAAGGCCTGGTGGAGGAAATGGAAGATGATTTCATAGCAGAGGAGGATCTAAGTGTCATTTACGAGGAGGAGAGCGAACTTGAACGCAGCAGCGAATATGCCAAGACAGTCATTAGAAGGGATGACTCCAGATCCACCCTGGTTGATGAGATTGACAAGGAAATTGAGGAAAACGACAATGATGAGGAGGAGTCCAATTCGGTAACGGTTCGATTGCCCCTTCGCTTCTCGTTCAGCCGAAGCTCAAATGATGAGAACATCGCCACCGTGCAAGTGGGCAGCACAACTCAGATCGAGGAGAAACGCCCGAGCATTGTGAGTTCGTTCAGTGTGGCCAAGGTGGAGagcgaggacgaggaggatgaCTGTGAGGTCAGTGTGACGATCAGCTTGTCAAACTCATCCCGCTCAAATTCGGTGGAGAAATCTACGCAACCCTATCGGACCTCTCAAGCCTATCCCGTGGAGGATATTTCCCCACCGATCAAAGCCAGCGATGAGGACGGCTCCTCCTCATTGTCATTGGGCATGCGCAACAAATTTGTGGGCGAAACAATAAGCAATAGTAGTGTGACGAATAATATTTCCCAAGCTGATAATATTAAGGAAGTTTCCAGCTCGCCAAAAGAGGAATTTGATTTCTTTGCCACGTTGATGGCCACGAAAATGCAGGCTCAAAAAATGATGGAGCAGTCCAAAAACTTCTGGAAAACACCCGATCCTAAGCCAGCAGAACAGCCAGCTGAAGCTCCAAAGCTTCGACCCAAGGAGAATGTCTCTGCCAAGCCACCTAGGCCCGTATCTAGTGACATGTCCAAGACCCAGGCATCGTTGGAGGCTGCCAAAAATAGTTTCTGGTCTACGTTTGCAACTACCTCAAAGGAAACAGAGTCCCAGGCAGAGCCCCCTGAAGAAACGACAGAAGTTGACTTTTGGGCTCAAATAGAAAAGAAGGAATCCATTAATACCGAGGAAAAGCAGTGGaccaagaaaaagaaaactgttACCTACACTCCACTGCAGAAGGAAACTGTGAATAAAGTAGAGCACTGGACTACAACCCTCAGAGCCCAAGTAGAATCAATGCCCATTTCCCAACGAGCGGAGGTGCACTTTGTGGTCGAGGAAAAACCAAATGAAATTGAGCAACccgaggaagaggaggaggaggaggacttTTGGGCATCCGTAGAACAAGCCAAAGCCAAGACTACTAAGAATGAAAACAACACAAGCTGGGAGCCGACATCATACAAATCGGAGATTCAGCCAGAACCAGAGATTGACATCTGGTCAGCTCAGAAAGATGTAAAGCCATCCCATGATCATGGCCTTGAAGAGGAAGTGGACTTCTGGTCGGACATTAAATCAACGACAAGCTCCCACGATGAAAACAAACCCAATGAGTTTGTTTACGATCCCACCAAATATCCGGAAGAGCCACGCGAAGTAGACACGGATGAAGAGATTGATTTCTGGGCTGAAATCGAGGCCAAGCGAAAACCAGGTGAagacgatgatgacgatgtGACCTTCCATAAGTCCGCCACCTTCTGGGCTCGAAAGGAACGCCAGAATTCTGTGGAGGAGACTCCCTACAAGCCAGTGGAAGTAAAGGCTTTTAGGGCCAAGTTACCCGATGAACCAGCAGTTGAGATAGATGTGTGGGCTACTCTAGAGGCTGCCCGGGGTGATGAACCCGAAATTGTTGACCCAGTGGTTGAAGAAGAAAAGGTTTTGGCTGAAAAGTTCGAGGAACTAGAACATGATACTCCTGCAGAGTCTACAGAAACAGAAGAGATCAAGGAGGAGTCCCAAAAAGAGATGGCACCGAGCAACCTAAGCCAAGTGGACACGATATCTCTGGCCTCAATGCACGAGCCAGCAACAGTCTACACGTGGGCTAACCCACCCCAGTATGATGAGGATAATGAGGATAACACCGATTTCTGGGCGGACATTGAGGAGGAACGGGCAAAGAAGGAACAATCCGAGGAGGCCGAGCAGAAACGGCAGAACTACCGACAGGCCATGGCCTTTTTCAACACCTCCATAGATGGCCAGCAGTCGCCGCCCCAACAGAGCTCCACTCCCAATCGCAGCAGTGTTATCTTGGATGTGGAAGAGCCTCAAGACGTTGATCTGGGCCCACCTGGTGACTACCAAATAGTGGGTGAAGACGGGGCCATTATGGAGGACCACACGCAATCGATTCCAGAAattgaggaggaggaggagagagGTGCTCCAACTCCCACAAACACAGAGCCACAGCTGCCAGAGCTCTATGTAGAGCCGGAATTAAAGCGTCTACCCAATGGATTACCAGACCTAGAGGTACAGAAGTTTAGCGAGACGCCAAAGATCTCAGTGCGTGATCGGATCAGTGCCTTTGAGGTGACACCTACCAAATCCGAGTCCAAGGCTTTAACCACACAATCATTGTCCGTGGACAGTGGACACGGCAAGGGCACTCTTTCGCGTAACAGCAGCACACAGCGCTCCGAGTCGGAAATCGAAGAGGATGACTCCGGCGTGACGGACATGAACCGTCAGCTGTCCGAGACGGACACTGAGTCGGAAAGCTTCCCAGAGCTGCGCAAGATGACCAGCTACCAGCGAGCAGCCACACATTCCAGACTCTTCAAGCTGCTGCAGGACGAGAACGATGTGCCGGAGGCGGGAGTCAACCCAACCGATGAGTTTCAGCTGAAGCCAAGTCGGAGAAAGATTGTTCACAATGTGTCCATTACGAGGCGACAGAATCCCGGAGCCATGAATGACGCCGAAAGCATGACGCAACGCCGGGAACGTCTCTCTTTGCCACTCCGAAAAAACACAAGCATCGATGCGGACAACCCTTCGACGCCAAATAGCCCGGCTTCACCCATTATGGGCCCCTCCGCCAAGAACCAGCGAGTGGTCAGCGATAAGCTGGTCAACGAACTCGTCCAGAGCCTTCTCCTTAAGAGCGATAGCTCGCATTTGAGGAATCTACCCATGGAACGCCTTCAGGCAGCCGCGAAGAGGGCTCTGGTAGAGGAGATGGACTCTGCGCAGGAGAACAGCTCCCTGGACAGCACGCCGGCAATAACGCCCAAGCACGACAAGGAGTACTCCGACTACTACAACAGCTGGTGCGAGGCCGGCGGCAGTGGCGATGAAGTGCTGCCCTCCAAGGCCTTCCGTGCTCTGCAGGATCCACGCCGCAGCCCCTGGACTGTGCGTTGTCCGCGGGTGCTGAGCTCCAAAACGATCAACAGAGACTTGGCCCGTGTCACAGAATCGCCGGAAATAGCCAGTGGGCGGGGCAGCAAGAGTCCGGAGTGCTTCCGTCAGAACTCACACTCACAGTCCCGGGAACGCTCAGTGAGCAGCTGGCGGAGGGTCTAGGAAATGGTAAGAGGTTACCTATTGTAAATAGTAGGGCGGGTCTTAGTCTTAGCAGGGATGTGAGGCCGATTTAGATGGTAGAAATCTCATCCGAACGATTCTAATCGATTTGGTATAGGAGAACTCTGATGATTCTATACAAGTTTTAACAACTAAACTTGGTTGCATTCGAATCGGCTCTCGCCCCCGATCTTTCTTATAATTAAGCTCCTTGAGAGTATACTTGCATTTGGCATAAGCAGTCACTGCCCACGGGAACGGGTGATACAAGAGCCAGTTGTTGCATTTCTCATCTCACCATCATTTCTATCATCTCATGAACATTGTACAATTTGAAAACCGATACACTCAACACATTAATAAACTAAATCTAATTAAAcatgtaaataaaaaccaaatgaaaCCAATGAAAAATATCGTTCATTCGTTCGTTCGTTTGTTACCTCAGCAAAGCGccacaaaaaaaccaaaaaaccaaaatcaaaaccaaattctAAAACCAAACTACTACCTGAGCATCTCAAAGTTTGTAAGATGTAACTCTCGAAATCgaactaaataataacaagcatataaaactgaaaatatatatcaaatcgCCAcagtaaacaacaaaataaaaaccaatttcATCTCAACTCAATGATTTTGTAAAACTCGTTCAAAATCCTAAGGTACCTAAAATGtgcaattttattaaaacaaaaatatccaaaaagcAATTTGAACTAATTGAATGTATTCATTATATTCCGAAAATTGTCCTCTATCTATTctatgtattaattttattttcgccGCTATTTGAGTTTAATTGTGTGCtgtattcttttttaatttgtctataaaaatatttgcgaTATAACTTACCTTCccataaactttaaaaaaggTTTGTACGCTCGCCTTCTTAAAGAAACTTGTAGCAATCTATTAACGATTTCCaattaacaatattaattaaaactatCAAAGACCTAGACTACTACATAtcgcaaatatttttattgtatttctgTAGTTCCTATCCCAAATGCTTCCCCTTCAAAAATGAGCTTGGAGAGCAAACTCCACCTTACAAGGAACAACGAATGAAGattactttttgttgtttcgaccataaacaaatacaatacatatgataataatgaaattgaaatgaattgtacaatataaatataaattgtcgAAAAGTCGTACGTTACATTAACCATTCATGAGTTTACAAAtgcatatttaaatgtttctttCTCTTATACTCAATTAACTTGTTTTATACACTCCATATGGAATAtctatttttaacaaaaattaatcgtTAACTTTAATAATGACAATGAATGGCTTTTACCccgaaaattaaattgaactgACTTGAATTGAATgtaaaaaccaacaaaaaatatacaaaaaaggtGAAGTTTTCTCTCAAAAAACGATTTGGCTGGCCTTGCACTTTCTTAGTTGCTGCttaagttttttattattattattattttttacatttcttttcgttattttcttcctttttgtATACACAAGTCTGAACCTGGACTTGAAAGTTTAGTGTTagctttatttgtttgtttctcGCAGTTAAAACCACCTTTAAATAACACTTTTCTcgatttgatattttttcaggACCTGGACAATCGGActtataattatttctcaAAGCCATAGAAATCAATTATAGCAACCCAACAACATCATCATGTAGAAAtgaaacagaaaataaatctgaatacttattttttatagttatCTATAGTCTAAGTACCAGCCACTCCAAGGATCGCCACAATCTTGCAGCTTGGGAACGAAAACAAGTTTTTAGTAAAATTTCTTTACACTAACTAACCCAGAGACCATTGTAGCTGAGAAGAGGagagtttttttgttaaacgCGATTTGATAGCAGCACTAAACATTATTAACAACATTacgaaacaaacaaacagcgAAAGCGAATATGTACTAATCCTAAAACGTTAAGACGAAGAGCAGGTGCAGTGAGGTGACAACGAAACGAAACAAGAactaaatgaataaatttatGCAAGAAACGACTATGCTTGATATGTATCCGGATAACACGAAAGCGCACACACATCAAACTCGACTAATAAGATATATTACAGATATTTGTTATTTACGAAAATCATAATTTCTTTGAACATTTTGCGTATCTTTTAtctcttattttttccatCATTATTTATTCTCCTCGTATGCATACGAATGTTTTTAAAGTGTATTTCAATATTATCATTTTAGATCtatatcaaatttattttgtgttgtattatttttttatacaataaaCATTTGTAGTAAATAaatccattttgttttaataaaagggGTCCTAGGTGTTGGTTGGGCTtaatcataaattaaaaaaaaaaaggttatgaattaaaatattaacataattatttttacagaCTTGGTTAACCGAGGTTAAAAGTAACaaataaatgatttatttgaTATTCAGTGTGGAACGGAGACATATTTATTGCGTCgttcaattttaaattcgaCATATGCGTATACATATTTATGCTTACTTCTATTAACATGCATCTAACAATGATGTATGCTTATAATGGGTTAATATACTTCATAGTTTGGACTTGCTGATCGATGTAACGCCAACAGGACAACGAACATTTAAagctatatattatattgcaTAGCCACGTTATACTAGTAGTCTGCTAAGCCTGCTAAACATTAAATGCATTCGAGTAATCATTGTTTATACAGTTTAcatgtaaatacttttaaCAATTCAGTTTCTAGTTAACTTTGAGATTCTTTTGATTTGTACAAATAACTCGTTCAATTGGAAAGAATGTATAGTTATTGTTTACAATATTGCTTGGCTAAGTGGAAGTTTTATGTCATCTAAGTTGGACTTGCTGCCTGCAGCTTCATGAGCTCCTGTACAATGCGAAACTCGTGACAGTCGGGGCACACCAGGCGACCGTTGGAACGATTCGTTCGCTGCACCTTCTCGTGACAGACAATGTGAACAAGCTTAAGATTTTTAAGTGAAAAAATTTCCAGGAAATACTCTAATACCGAGATGTCAACTACTCGTTTTTTGTGCAACAAGCAATTCCGCTGCGGCTGGCTTACAAGGTCCTCAACATTAGCCACCAGGGCAGGCAGAATTGTGCGGCAGAGTTCGATCTGATGATCCAGATTCCACACCTGAAACAATATCAGATTCTCGCGCGATGCATACGGATTTATGGTGTGCTGCATGGGGCAGCAATTGCCATTCTCCGAATAGGAACCCTGACAGTAGAAATCACCCAAGTCTGTGCACAGGGCCACCGACCACTCATCCAGTATGGAGTTCTCCTTGGTGTATTCCTTAATCACCTGACGCAGTCTCTTGCTGGGCAAAATGCTGCCCGCATCTGTCTCCTCTTCACCAagctggagctgctggagGAAGTCGTGCTTCTGCTTGCATCTCCTATCGAACATCATCGAGAAGTAGTCGCAGCCTATGAGAAGGTAACGAAACTGATCCAGCACCGAATTGATCACCTGTCGCGCCTTGGCATTTTGCCGGTACAAAGGATTGCGGGTTAGCTCCTCCTTGGCCTTGTAGTAGTAGCCGCGCACACGTGTCTGCGCCCGCATGGCCATGGCCTCTTCCTTCGAATGGAAGCGCTCTTCACCGCCCTCGAACCACTCCATATGCTCGGCCTTCAGGCTGAGGTGGGCCTTGGTGTTGTCGAGGACGCGGCGCTGCTTTTGGAGCTCGTAATCCGTGATCATGCGGCGGAATTTATCCGGATGCTTTTCGATAAACTCGTAGAAAATGTCGGCCACTTTGAGAAGTGGGGACTGCTGTCGCATCTTCTCAAACTCAAAGTCCGCATCTGGGAAGGAGCAGGCAGAGAATCAGTTAAGGATATTTAAGGATTTTATTTTGAGCATACCGGTTGTAATGACTGCATCCGGTCCAGCGGCTATGAACAGCGTCTGGGGTGGCAAGCTTTCCAAGTACTCGTCATCGGACACCTCAAAGCCATCGGACGCCAGATACAAGTGTAATTCGGATAGCTAAGGAAAGAGCAAGCGTATGAGGTGAACTACCCTTGACATGGCCCAATTAGACCAAGGGCATGGTGTTGGTTCTGGCTGTCTCGCCCAAATTCCTGGTTCAGTGGCCTTCAGAAagcgttttgtttttggccggTGCAAGGCCAGCGAAGCAACAAGTGTTCTGCCTACTCCTCAGTCAGGATGCGCAGGCATGCGCACTGGCCGCCAAGGCTGTTGGCATTGAAAGAGAGCCAAACAAACGCGGAAGCCACTGCCAGGGACGTGGCCTTGAAACTGCCAGGGCCAAGAACTTTCAGCACCAAACCAAGGGGGCATTTTTCAGACTCCGTTTTGCTGCAAACTCACCGGAAACTTGTTGTTCGCCTTGGCTAGGAGCATTCCCAGGGAATTGGCTCCGATGCCGTACTTTCTGGTTCGTTCGTTATCAGTGACCTTATAGCCACGCATAGGAGCAGCTGCTGAGTTTTCCTTGGATGTTGATGAGCCTTCGACGTCCTTGGGAGCTTGCAGTGGACAGTTGCTACtgctcttgttgtttttgctgctgcgtGTTGTCGGTGCCATGATCGTTTCTCTAATGTAGTTGAGCATCGTGGAGCTGGCGCATAATAATTTTCGCGTTTGGAGTTGTATTGGAGCCTTGAAGCAAGTTTCCTTTTCCGCGGACAAAAGCCCAAATAAACTAAGT
It contains:
- the LOC108072570 gene encoding heat shock protein DDB_G0288861 isoform X3, with product MATSTLHSPAPSPSSGPVSAKNPQLKRVVYSKYRELLGSYNDKANAIIDTLPAYMVRQDRGFQLSSDLSPNGDVVKNGTDSLYGQRGGGGNGGFEAPACVQNAMMTKDKKPFTYTPGGIDLSQIRSERMAKRLARNAQSEGATGAAQQNRPAQPQSPGGAASSMGAAAMGMPFQVLPPPPPPPQPQSQLGKNGTQSAAAAPPPPPPQQPSSLAPPAGRLSAPGSPATARKSPTPQRFEPPPLGFRPEIKIPPNPMAALRKVPPPVEKNTFWKDEYVKDRSKSPLPEVAAAAAAPDAVDGPRPSAASVDSNSNNYSSNSNNYSSNYSPYTQPSLPSPKTPPLQQQQQQQLPTPPATPPQQQQQQSPQQQAARPEFRSVPMPTSPAVNVYTRQTDSPGSPFEAPQRSTESPFRYAQQPLQQQPPQQRPAAALSPLAQTPLQQQQQLQQQQQQQQLQQQQIQQQQQQQSVPWRTQRAPSTPQQQQSQHPQPIYNNVQQQQQQQRSRDVFSPARTESPAATTFNAQQQHFGTQQNQYAGAAKPTNVGSLYIAPLAQPTEPQAQRILLQQQQQPSARDSPMRQLPQQQQQQQQQPQQGNQPLGWLRSQPASKEQAPWARPEENGNVLPSTLRQTTPAPQPQVAPPQPQPQQQLSYQQPQSLQGNGYGPTPIAAPISLQNFGSNPQSGGLRLQINLNTNGSSINNTNNQSGQSGPRERIIPITLEQTPTYAAAQPNFGASGGQWREPSSQRILSPPSQQMPNTSAHTNGNATRIIPIAIEGGGRGGPVSQSPVLLQNDPRSPPIQSKSFRILQKITDTVDDGIGDQGQDLQQQQMQPPQEAELQRPQFARQMSAQQARNSPTIEQMRRLQIAQDQQQQQQSGTPLAWSPQGNGGSAQNRFTPQRYDTPQQQQQQQYIPPSEQQVPEPKKYTGSAIPSRSFKILQAMTTPENAGPGQSDL
- the LOC108072570 gene encoding uncharacterized protein isoform X8, which encodes MSSGYGQRGGGGNGGFEAPACVQNAMMTKDKKPFTYTPGGIDLSQIRSERMAKRLARNAQSEGATGAAQQNRPAQPQSPGGAASSMGAAAMGMPFQVLPPPPPPPQPQSQLGKNGTQSAAAAPPPPPPQQPSSLAPPAGRLSAPGSPATARKSPTPQRFEPPPLGFRPEIKIPPNPMAALRKVPPPVEKNTFWKDEYVKDRSKSPLPEVAAAAAAPDAVDGPRPSAASVDSNSNNYSSNSNNYSSNYSPYTQPSLPSPKTPPLQQQQQQQLPTPPATPPQQQQQQSPQQQAARPEFRSVPMPTSPAVNVYTRQTDSPGSPFEAPQRSTESPFRYAQQPLQQQPPQQRPAAALSPLAQTPLQQQQQLQQQQQQQQLQQQQIQQQQQQQSVPWRTQRAPSTPQQQQSQHPQPIYNNVQQQQQQQRSRDVFSPARTESPAATTFNAQQQHFGTQQNQYAGAAKPTNVGSLYIAPLAQPTEPQAQRILLQQQQQPSARDSPMRQLPQQQQQQQQQPQQGNQPLGWLRSQPASKEQAPWARPEENGNVLPSTLRQTTPAPQPQVAPPQPQPQQQLSYQQPQSLQGNGYGPTPIAAPISLQNFGSNPQSGGLRLQINLNTNGSSINNTNNQSGQSGPRERIIPITLEQTPTYAAAQPNFGGNGGSAQNRFTPQRYDTPQQQQQQQYIPPSEQQVPEPKKYTGSAIPSRSFKILQAMTTPENAGPGQSDL